From Candidatus Binatota bacterium, one genomic window encodes:
- a CDS encoding CbbQ/NirQ/NorQ/GpvN family protein encodes MSPNADSISNGDHGDAPWYLPINDEVEIFEAAFKLQLPILLKGPTGCGKTRFVEYMAWKLVKASDDRPLPLITVACNEDLTGSDLVGRYLIRGDETVWMDGPLTRAVRSGCVCYLDELVEARKDTMVLIHPLTDHRRILPIDKRAEIAQAHPEFMLVVSYNPGYQSVLKDLKPSTRQRFVTLEFGYPPRDREAEIIAHESGVDLETAMDLAHLGERVRELKSGGLEEGVSTRLLLYAAQLINHGTTRQRACEATMIRALSDDPATQGAVAELVSSIFPPD; translated from the coding sequence GTGAGCCCGAACGCCGACAGCATTAGTAACGGCGACCACGGAGACGCCCCATGGTACCTGCCCATAAACGACGAGGTCGAGATCTTCGAGGCCGCCTTCAAACTTCAGTTGCCCATACTCCTCAAGGGGCCCACCGGCTGCGGCAAGACCCGCTTCGTAGAGTACATGGCGTGGAAACTCGTCAAGGCCAGCGACGACCGGCCCCTGCCGCTTATCACCGTTGCCTGCAACGAGGACTTGACCGGCAGCGACCTTGTAGGCCGCTATCTCATCCGTGGCGACGAGACCGTGTGGATGGACGGCCCGCTCACGCGCGCGGTGCGCAGCGGCTGCGTGTGCTACCTCGACGAGCTGGTCGAGGCCCGCAAGGACACCATGGTGCTCATCCACCCGCTCACCGACCACCGGCGCATACTGCCCATCGACAAGCGCGCGGAGATCGCCCAGGCCCATCCCGAGTTCATGCTCGTGGTGTCATACAACCCCGGCTACCAATCGGTGCTCAAGGATCTCAAGCCGTCCACTCGGCAGCGCTTCGTGACGCTTGAGTTCGGCTACCCGCCGCGAGACCGCGAGGCCGAGATCATCGCCCACGAAAGCGGCGTTGATCTCGAAACGGCCATGGACCTTGCCCACCTCGGCGAGCGCGTGCGCGAACTCAAGTCGGGTGGACTCGAAGAAGGCGTGAGCACGCGCCTGCTTCTCTACGCCGCCCAGCTGATCAACCACGGCACCACCCGGCAGCGAGCCTGCGAGGCGACAATGATACGGGCCCTCAGCGACGACCCGGCCACGCAGGGAGCCGTGGCCGAACTCGTGTCGTCTATTTTTCCGCCCGACTGA
- a CDS encoding tetratricopeptide repeat protein, whose amino-acid sequence MSRQSKSNTCAKCGGSLSSRQSWCGDCGTPRRDKPREIRANPLALAVFGLLFALGGLGVYRLNPPPPSQQRAVSGAPGATRPTASSPALDLAPADHPMVELPEEVTRVLDRLSEAAEASPDDLESWLILSRARYRAGLIDPSYVEKARQALGHVLELDADSREAIRMYGNLEYNARQFVRAEELFNRYLQIDPDDAAVRTDLGSSLLFQERREEARDTYREVTEKTPGFMQAWFNLGLVQNGMGDREGALASLKKAGAIAKDPEQKRRVETLVASLESLQAAGPTPRSSRTGGGSAAATAGGGKAESNASSDFQRGADRLLLDHRIVGPRVVAISWSSDSLAEVKLNNFPMDNMPPVVRNRFKSRINEALASLAEKSSLDDAINIALVDSESGLTMDKLDGIELVGAFDQPEDLP is encoded by the coding sequence GTGAGCAGACAATCAAAATCGAACACTTGTGCAAAGTGCGGAGGCAGCCTCTCCTCGAGGCAGTCCTGGTGCGGCGACTGTGGCACCCCGCGGCGTGATAAGCCCCGTGAAATCAGGGCAAACCCCCTTGCGCTCGCGGTTTTTGGCCTGCTGTTTGCCCTTGGGGGCCTGGGCGTTTACCGGCTCAACCCGCCCCCTCCCTCCCAGCAGCGGGCGGTATCGGGTGCTCCCGGCGCTACCCGGCCGACGGCTTCATCCCCCGCGCTCGACCTCGCCCCGGCCGACCACCCGATGGTGGAACTGCCCGAAGAAGTAACACGCGTGCTCGATAGGCTTTCGGAGGCAGCCGAGGCCAGCCCCGACGATCTCGAGTCCTGGTTGATATTATCCCGCGCGCGCTACCGCGCAGGCCTGATCGATCCGTCTTACGTCGAAAAGGCCCGGCAGGCCCTGGGCCACGTGCTCGAGCTGGACGCCGACTCGCGCGAAGCCATCCGCATGTACGGCAACCTGGAGTACAACGCCCGGCAGTTCGTACGCGCCGAAGAACTCTTCAATCGTTACCTCCAGATCGACCCCGACGACGCGGCCGTGCGCACCGACCTCGGCTCATCGCTGCTCTTCCAGGAACGACGCGAAGAGGCGCGCGACACCTACCGCGAGGTCACCGAGAAAACACCGGGCTTCATGCAGGCCTGGTTCAATCTCGGCCTGGTGCAAAACGGCATGGGCGACCGTGAGGGCGCGCTGGCAAGCCTGAAAAAAGCAGGGGCCATCGCCAAAGACCCGGAACAGAAACGTCGTGTCGAGACCCTCGTAGCGTCGTTGGAGAGCCTACAGGCAGCCGGGCCCACACCGCGCAGCAGCCGCACGGGTGGCGGCAGCGCTGCGGCAACGGCCGGCGGTGGTAAAGCCGAGAGCAATGCCTCCAGCGATTTCCAGCGTGGCGCCGACCGACTGCTACTCGACCACCGCATAGTGGGCCCGCGGGTAGTCGCCATCAGCTGGAGTTCTGATTCGTTGGCCGAGGTAAAGCTGAATAATTTCCCCATGGACAATATGCCACCGGTGGTACGCAATCGTTTCAAGTCGCGCATCAACGAAGCCCTGGCCTCGCTGGCCGAAAAGAGCTCCCTCGACGACGCGATCAACATAGCGCTGGTCGACAGCGAGAGCGGCCTCACCATGGACAAGCTGGACGGCATTGAGTTGGTTGGCGCCTTCGACCAGCCGGAGGACCTGCCGTGA